One Capsicum annuum cultivar UCD-10X-F1 unplaced genomic scaffold, UCD10Xv1.1 ctg64891, whole genome shotgun sequence DNA segment encodes these proteins:
- the LOC124893780 gene encoding WD repeat-containing protein 26-like isoform X3, protein MQELAILLPLLHLTRIQDQLVSQTEVVLDDGKLTQRHVLRSHQKPVSFVAWSPDDTMLLTCGNIEVLNLWDVETGTFRTLKKAYTCGTVRVMRSDLGKGCGCQRF, encoded by the exons atgcaggaactggccatacttctaccTCTCCTGCACTTGACTAGGATTCAGGATCAGCTcgtgagtcagactgaagtg GTACTGGATGATGGGAAACTGACCCAGAGACATGTGCTGCGGAGCCATCAAAAGCCAGTTTCTTTTGTAGCTTGGAGCCCTGATGATACAATGTTGCTAACCTGTGGGAATATAGAAGTGCTCAATCTCTGGGACGTGGAGACAGGTACAT TTCGGACCCTGAAAAAGGCATATACATGTGGGACTGTGAGGGTAATGAGATCAGATCTTGGAAAGGGATGCGGATGCCAAAGGTTCTAG
- the LOC124893780 gene encoding uncharacterized protein LOC124893780 isoform X4: MQELAILLPLLHLTRIQDQLVSQTEVVLDDGKLTQRHVLRSHQKPVSFVAWSPDDTMLLTCGNIEVLNLWDVETVRTLKKAYTCGTVRVMRSDLGKGCGCQRF, encoded by the exons atgcaggaactggccatacttctaccTCTCCTGCACTTGACTAGGATTCAGGATCAGCTcgtgagtcagactgaagtg GTACTGGATGATGGGAAACTGACCCAGAGACATGTGCTGCGGAGCCATCAAAAGCCAGTTTCTTTTGTAGCTTGGAGCCCTGATGATACAATGTTGCTAACCTGTGGGAATATAGAAGTGCTCAATCTCTGGGACGTGGAGACAG TTCGGACCCTGAAAAAGGCATATACATGTGGGACTGTGAGGGTAATGAGATCAGATCTTGGAAAGGGATGCGGATGCCAAAGGTTCTAG